From Ammospiza caudacuta isolate bAmmCau1 chromosome 23, bAmmCau1.pri, whole genome shotgun sequence, one genomic window encodes:
- the PKNOX2 gene encoding homeobox protein PKNOX2 has product MHHVSPAPALTMMATQTVPPPPYQDTPQMTATAQQPTKAQPVHLTTPAAAANAPVPSAGGDPQAQLEADKRAVYRHPLFPLLTLLFEKCEQATQGSECITSASFDVDIENFVHQQEQEHKPFFSDDPELDNLMVKAIQVLRIHLLELEKVNELCKDFCNRYITCLKTKMHSDNLLRNDLGGPYSPNPSSISLHPQEMLQSSPAALPPASNPPAGIVVPAATLPPGNLAMGTGSSSPAVPGGALYQPVTMVTSQGQVLAQAITPGALQIPNAQVNLDLTSLLDGEDKKSKNKRGVLPKHATNIMRSWLFQHLMHPYPTEDEKRQIAAQTNLTLLQVNNWFINARRRILQPMLDASNPDPAPKAKKIKSQHRPTQRFWPNSIAAGVLQQQGGNAGTNPDGSLSMDNLQPLSSATATMAMQQAMLAAHDDSLDGTEEEEEDEEDEDEMEEEEEEEEELEEEPGGLPAAPGADLGLDHSDSLE; this is encoded by the exons atgacagccacagcccagcagcccacCAAAGCCCAGCCCGTGCACCTCACCACGCCGGCGGCAGCCGCCAACGCGCCGGTGCCGTCAGCGGGCGGCGacccccaggcacagctggaggccGACAAGAGGGCTGTCTACAG GCACCCTCTGTTCCCGCTGCTGACGCTGCTCTTTGAGAAGTGTGAGCAGGCCACGCAGGGCTCGGAGTGCATCACCTCAGCCAGCTTCGATGTTGACATCGAGAACTTTGTccaccagcaggagcaggaacacaAGCCCTTCTTCAGCGACGACCCCGAGCTGGACAACCTG ATGGTGAAGGCCATCCAGGTGCTGCGCATCCACctcctggagctggagaaggtCAATGAGTTGTGCAAGGACTTCTGCAACCGCTACATCACCTGCCTCAAAACCAAGATGCACAGTGACAACCTACTCAGGAACGACCTGGGGGGGCCCTACTCCCCCAACCCCTCCTCCATCAGCCTCCACCCCCAG gagatgctgcagagctctccagcAGCGCTGCCGCCGGCCTCCAACCCCCCTGCGGGCATCGTGGTGCCCGCGGCCACTCTGCCCCCTGGCAACCTGGCCATGGGCACCGGCAGCAGCTCGCCCGCCGTGCCAG GTGGAGCCTTGTACCAGCCCGTGACGATGGTGACGTCGCAGGGCCAGGTGCTCGCCCAGGCCATCACCCCTGGCGCCCTGCAGATCCCCAATGCCCAG GTGAACCTGGATCTCACCTCCCTCCTTGATGGTGAGGACAAGAAGTCCAAGAACAAGCGGGGGGTCCTGCCCAAACACGCCACCAACATCATGCGCTCATGGCTCTTCCAGCATCTCATG caCCCCTACCCCACAGAGGATGAGAAGAGGCAAATTGCTGCCCAAACCAACCTGACCCTCTTGCAAGTCAACAACTG GTTCATTAACGCCCGGCGGCGCATCCTGCAGCCCATGCTGGACGCCAGCAACCCGGACCCAGCCCCCAAAGCCAAGAAAATCAAATCCCAGCACCGGCCCACGCAGCGGTTCTGGCCCAACTCCATCGCCGCCGgcgtcctgcagcagcaggggggCAACGCAGGGACAAACCCCGATG GCTCTCTCAGCATGGACAACCTCCAGCCCCTGTCATCAGCCACTGCCACCATGGCCATGCAGCAGGCGATGCTGGCAGCCCACGATGACTCCCTGGATGGcactgaggaagaggaggaggatgaggaggacgAGGAcgagatggaggaggaggaggaagaggaggaagagctggaggaagAGCCTGGTGgcctcccagcagcacctggtgCTGACCTTGGTTTGGACCACAGTGACTCACTGGAATAG
- the FEZ1 gene encoding fasciculation and elongation protein zeta-1, with product MEAPLVSLEEEFEEGPADDGGSPPRPADPALAELESFSAEMMSFKSMEDLVQEFDEKLTVCFRNYDAATEGLAPVRSRLQAQEEEERLQDEEVWDALTDGFAPRGSPRPWQIPGTEALDGTDPQLGGKEEEEEEEEELTERSEQDSGINEEPLLTAEQVIEELEELMQSSPDPEADPEGEEEEEEEDEEEEEEETKADAEGKGGGGGTEPIVLRELHAFSPALNNNCSHEGLGRLSARELLAAAGRAEAASRALSAELVAQLARRDELAFEKEVKTAFIGALLAVQGEQREQREAARRRRRDKGLSLQGARSERGGSMPRKRFSMEGISSILHSSLRQTFGPTTNEKQYLNTVIPYEKKGSPPSVEDLQMLTNILFAMKEGNEKVPTLLTDYILKVLCPT from the exons ATGGAGGCGCCGCTGgtcagcctggaggaggagTTCGAGGAGGGGCCCGCGGACGATGGGGGgtccccgccgcgccccgcggACCCCGCGCTGGCCGAGCTGGAGAGCTTCTCTGCCGAGATGATGAGCTTCAAGTCCATGGAGGACCTGGTGCAGGAGTTTGACGAGAAGCTCACCGTGTGCTTCCGCAACTACGACGCCGCCACCGAGGGCCTGGCGCCCGTGCGGAGCCGGCTGCAGgcgcaggaggaggaggagcgcCTGCAGGACGAGGA GGTCTGGGATGCTCTGACTGATGGCTTTGCCCCCCGGGGCTCCCCCCGGCCCTGGCAGATCCCTGGGACCGAGGCCCTCGATGGCACCGACCCCCAG CTcggtgggaaggaggaggaggaggaagaggaagaggagctgaCTGAGAGGAGTGAGCAGGACTCTGGGATCAATGAGGAGCCGCTGCTGACAGCTGAGCAG GTCAtcgaggagctggaggagctcatGCAGAGTTCACCCGACCCCGAGGCTGACCCCGAGggtgaagaggaagaggaggaggaggacgaggaggaggaggaggaagaaaccaAGGCTGATGCTGAAGGCAAAGGTGGTGGTGGGGGCACGGAGCCCATCGTGCTGCGGGAGCTGCATGCTTTCTCCCCTGCCCTCAACAACAACTGCTCCCACGAAG ggctgggccggCTGTCGGCGCGGGAGCTGCTGGCGGCCGCGGGCCGGGCGGAGGCGGCGAGCCGGGCGCTCTCGGCCGAGCTGGTGGCGCAGCTGGCGCGGCGGGACGAGCTGGCCTTCGAGAAGGAGGTGAAGACGGCGTTCATCGGGGCGCTGCTGGCCGTGCAGGGCGAGCAGCGAGAGCAGCGAGAGgccgcccggcgccgccgcaGGGACAAGGGGCTGAGCCTGCAAGGGGCGCGCTCCGAGCGCGGCGGCAGCATGCCCCGAAAG CGCTTCAGCATGGAGGGCATCTCCAGCATCCTGCACTCCAGCCTGCGCCAGACCTTTGGCCCTACCACCAACGAGAAGCAG taCCTGAACACAGTGATTCCCTATGAGAAGAAGGGCTCACCACCCTCTGTTGAGGACCTGCAGATGCTCACCAACA TCCTGTTTGCCATGAAGGAGGGGAATGAGAAGGTGCCCACTCTGCTCACGGATTACATCCTCAAAG tgctctgcCCGACCTGA